The Danio aesculapii chromosome 8, fDanAes4.1, whole genome shotgun sequence genome window below encodes:
- the angptl7 gene encoding angiopoietin-related protein 7, producing the protein MTATSLTLLLLILGHAMAQSTLKKNLATAKPVKGAQCCDEVRSLKVQVANLSSMLEEINKKQESDLLKVVRQMMELEKLNQQQEARVTEAESKYSEIYNQIEIMQLQAAQSAPQQSTSDAIYDCASLYNKNYKISGEYKLPKDDFLGTPELNVFCDMENNGGGWTVIQRRKIGLTSFNRDWKQYKNGFGTIRGDFWLGNEHIFRMTRQPTVLRIEMEDWEGDMRYAEYGFFTLSNEMNSYKLLIANYSGNAGDSLRYHNNTNFSTKNKDNDKCLDNCAQLRQGGYWYNCCTDSNLNGVFHRYGSHTKNPDGISWYGWHGPNYSLKRVEMKIRPQTFVP; encoded by the exons ATGACGGCTACATCGTTGACTCTTCTGCTTCTAATCCTGGGTCATGCAATGGCTCAAAGTACTCTCAAGAAGAACTTGGCAACAGCCAAACCAGTAAAAGGAGCGCAATGCTGCGATGAGGTGCGCTCCCTAAAAGTCCAAGTAGCCAATCTGAGCAGCATGCTGGAAGAAATAAACAAGAAGCAGGAGTCTGATCTCCTGAAGGTGGTGCGGCAGATGATGGAGCTGGAGAAGCTTAACCAGCAGCAAGAGGCCCGTGTTACCGAGGCCGAAAGCAAGTATTCTGAAATCTACAATCAGATTGAAATCATGCAGCTTCAGGCCGCCCAGTCTGCACCACAGCAGAGCACTTCAG ATGCAATCTATGATTGTGCATCCCTttacaacaaaaactacaaaatttctgGAGAGTACAAACTACCGAAAGACGACTTCCTTGGAACACCTGAACTCAAC gttttctgTGACATGGAGAACAACGGTGGTGGCTGGACTGTAATTCAGAGACGCAAGATCGGGCTGACAAGCTTCAACCGGGACTGGAAGCAGTACAAAAACGGTTTTGGCACAATCCGTGGTGATTTCTGGCTCGGTAACGAACACATCTTCCGTATGACCAGACAGCCCACAGTGCTGAGAATAGAGATGGAG GACTGGGAGGGTGATATGCGTTATGCTGAATATGGCTTCTTCACATTGAGCAATGAAATGAACAGCTACAAGCTGCTCATCGCCAACTACAGTGGAAACGCCGGAGATTCCCTGCGCTACCACAATAATACTAATTTCAGCACGAAGAACAAAGATAACGACAAGTGTCTGGACAACTGTGCACAACTTCGCCAag GTGGATACTGGTATAACTGCTGCACTGACTCCAACCTGAATGGTGTGTTTCACCGCTATGGGTCACATACCAAAAATCCTGATGGCATCTCTTGGTATGGATGGCATGGACCCAATTACTCATTGAAACGGGTGGAGATGAAGATCCGGCCCCAGACCTTTGTACCATAA